ATCGGCGTCCATTTGACGCCGGCGGGCGTCCACGGCGTCGGCCGCTGAAACGTGCTCATCAGCGCCTCCCATTCGACGATCTTCGCGTCGGCGCGCGCGTCGGCATCGAAACGCGCCGCGTCGAAGCGGGTGTCGTCGGTTTCCATCACCATTGTCATCCGCGTGCCGAGCCGGTAGATCTCCATCGCCACGACGCCGTGCGCGCGAAGATGCGCGGCGACCTCCGGCCAGATCCGCTCGTGATGCGCTTCGTAGCGCGCGATCGCATCCGGGTCGTCCTTCAGGTCCAAGGCCAGGCAGTAACGCATCGCGCGCTCCGTCGTCGATCGATCGTTCGTGAAGCCGCGTCAGGTCAGCGCGCGGTCGAGATGCGTATAGCCGCCGTCGACGAACAGCCACTGCCCCGTCGTGTGCGACGCGCGCTCGGACAGCAGGAACACCGTCGTCCACGCGATCTCGTCGGCGCTCGTCATCCGCTTGCCGAGCGGGATCTTGCGCGTGATCGACTGCAGCTTCGCGTCCGGATCGTCGAACTGCGCGAGCCAGTTCGCGTAGAGCGGCGTCATCACCTCGGCGGGAATCACCGCGTTCACGCGCACGCCGTCGTCCGCGAGCGACGCCGCCCATTCCCGCGTCAGCGAAAGCTGCGCGCCCTTCGACGCGCAATAGCCGCTCGTGCCGCCCTGCCCGGTGATCGCCGTCTTCGACGACACGTTGACGATCGCGCCGCGGCTCGCCTTCAGGTACGGCAGGCAATAGTGCGCGATCACGTAGTAGTGGATCAGGTTGTTTTCGAGCGACGCGACGAATGCGTCGCGGCCCGCGTCGAGTCCGACGCCGTCGTTTATGCCCGCGTTGTTGACGAGGCCGTCGATCCGGCCGAACGCCGCGGCCGTTTCCTCGACGGCCTCGCGGCAGCGCGCGTCGTCGACGAGTTCCACGCGCACGAAACGCGCGCGCGGTTGCAACGCGAGGATGCGCTCGGCGAACGCGTCGTCGAGCGGGTTGCGGCCGAACACGACCGGAATCGCGCCTTCCTCGGCCAGCGCGAGCGTGATCGCGCCGCCGATGCCCGAGCCTCCGCCCGTCACGATCACGACCTTGTCTTTCAGGTTCAGGTTCACTTGTGTGCTCCGATGTGTCGACGGGCGTCGCGTCCGAACGCGTCGGCGCGCCGCGCCCGCGCATCGCTTGCGACGGCAGGCGAAAGCGACGCCGGCATCGCGCGTGCCCGGCGCGCGATG
The nucleotide sequence above comes from Burkholderia thailandensis E264. Encoded proteins:
- a CDS encoding L-rhamnose mutarotase — its product is MRYCLALDLKDDPDAIARYEAHHERIWPEVAAHLRAHGVVAMEIYRLGTRMTMVMETDDTRFDAARFDADARADAKIVEWEALMSTFQRPTPWTPAGVKWTPMARIFDLSKQ
- a CDS encoding SDR family oxidoreductase, with the protein product MNLNLKDKVVIVTGGGSGIGGAITLALAEEGAIPVVFGRNPLDDAFAERILALQPRARFVRVELVDDARCREAVEETAAAFGRIDGLVNNAGINDGVGLDAGRDAFVASLENNLIHYYVIAHYCLPYLKASRGAIVNVSSKTAITGQGGTSGYCASKGAQLSLTREWAASLADDGVRVNAVIPAEVMTPLYANWLAQFDDPDAKLQSITRKIPLGKRMTSADEIAWTTVFLLSERASHTTGQWLFVDGGYTHLDRALT